A DNA window from Streptomyces sp. B21-083 contains the following coding sequences:
- a CDS encoding tyrosine-type recombinase/integrase translates to MDASRDLAALSVPLVGELVARVDPWEPYRLIDPAGEPVEGARAFLRDLQGAGRSATTARSYGMDMLRWFRFLWAVEVPWNRASRIEARDFSRWLQVAGQPRRPHWRRPSEEGRWAAGGKPYAPSVRAHSETVLRSFYDFHRDIGTGPVLNPFPLDRSRRGRRAHAHRNPMDPARNERAGLYRPKVPKRVPRSVPDENFNEIFARLPSHRDRALVAFYVSTGARAGELLSTWQAGADPGRQLISVVRKGTGEVQELPASTDAFVWLRLYQLEMDDAIPRGRRLPLWWTLRSPSRPLTYHAVHRMFERANAKAGTSATLHALRHTAAYRMAEDPSLPLTDVQFVLGHAQLTTTQLYLTPRKEVVIRRLLAHHAEQTRQAAARVSPPPAADYRPESLKVLFGAGAG, encoded by the coding sequence ATGGACGCATCTCGAGACCTGGCTGCCCTCTCCGTCCCTCTGGTCGGGGAACTGGTTGCCAGGGTTGATCCGTGGGAGCCCTACCGGCTCATCGACCCGGCCGGAGAGCCGGTCGAGGGAGCTCGCGCGTTCCTGCGGGACCTGCAGGGAGCCGGCCGTTCGGCGACGACCGCCCGTTCCTACGGGATGGACATGCTGCGCTGGTTCCGGTTCCTCTGGGCTGTGGAGGTGCCGTGGAATCGGGCGAGCCGGATCGAGGCGAGGGACTTCTCCCGCTGGCTTCAGGTCGCTGGACAGCCGAGACGTCCGCACTGGCGACGCCCGAGCGAGGAGGGCCGGTGGGCCGCGGGTGGCAAGCCGTACGCACCATCGGTGCGAGCGCACAGCGAGACAGTGCTGCGGAGCTTCTACGACTTCCACCGCGACATCGGCACCGGGCCGGTCCTCAACCCGTTTCCGCTGGACCGATCACGTCGCGGTCGGCGGGCTCACGCCCATCGCAACCCGATGGATCCGGCTCGGAACGAACGCGCCGGGCTCTACCGGCCGAAAGTCCCCAAGCGAGTACCCCGCAGTGTCCCTGACGAGAATTTCAACGAGATCTTCGCGCGGCTTCCTTCGCACCGGGACCGCGCCCTGGTCGCCTTCTACGTCTCCACCGGTGCACGGGCCGGCGAACTGCTCAGCACGTGGCAGGCCGGCGCCGATCCGGGGCGCCAGCTGATCTCGGTGGTCCGCAAGGGCACCGGCGAGGTCCAGGAACTGCCGGCCTCGACCGACGCGTTCGTCTGGCTGCGGCTCTACCAGCTGGAGATGGACGATGCGATCCCGCGCGGGCGGCGTCTCCCGCTGTGGTGGACCCTGCGCTCGCCGTCGAGGCCGTTGACCTACCACGCGGTTCACCGCATGTTCGAGCGGGCGAACGCCAAGGCAGGAACGTCCGCGACGCTGCACGCGCTGCGGCACACCGCCGCCTATCGGATGGCCGAGGACCCCAGCCTCCCTCTCACCGACGTTCAATTCGTCCTCGGTCACGCTCAGTTGACCACGACACAGCTTTACCTCACGCCTCGCAAGGAAGTGGTGATCCGGCGCCTGCTGGCCCACCATGCCGAGCAGACGCGACAGGCAGCCGCCCGCGTCTCTCCGCCGCCGGCGGCCGACTACCGGCCGGAAAGTCTCAAAGTGCTGTTCGGAGCTGGTGCCGGATGA